A genomic window from Bacteroidota bacterium includes:
- a CDS encoding PD40 domain-containing protein: MRFIIISLLVISHLSLVVAQNAQPKKPKATGDPKAAEEYFKSGNFEYALDEYLILIKKEPENEKYNYRIGVCYINTDIDKTKAISYLEKIKDKTSEPETKYLLGRAYLYAYKFDDAIKMLNEYKKEGKGSAENMKDLELEAQYCLNAKELMKYPVNVNFENLGKNINSEYPDYFPFVPADESFIIFNSKRPESGSWQNPDGSWTSNIYISRVKDGQFTKTKLLGRVVNTMDGEEEAVGLSASGDYLLIYYDNFQGSGDIYISKCDKAKNFKEPILLDEQINSQRGQEIAASITADGNAIYFASTRPGGFGGSDIYVCRRLPTGKWGPAQNLGEEINTPYNEDFPNISPDGKTLYFSSMGHTSMGGYDIFFAKYDDKKNLFNDAKNLGYPINSTQDDMNFRVSANGKYGYISIRRKDGLGDLDIYRLDFIDVDPDYTVVTGKVRSADVSKPVDSTHVFISVADLNSGDDFGSYMPNPNSGKYVIILPPGKFSINTEIPGYLPYSEKIEILGKSSFKSQVEKNIMLTPEGGSSSKPNNKK, encoded by the coding sequence ATGCGTTTTATTATAATCAGTTTATTAGTCATTAGTCACTTGTCATTGGTTGTTGCGCAGAATGCCCAGCCGAAAAAACCCAAAGCCACCGGAGACCCGAAGGCGGCAGAAGAATATTTCAAGAGCGGAAATTTTGAATACGCGCTCGATGAATATCTCATTCTCATAAAAAAAGAACCGGAGAACGAAAAATACAATTACCGCATAGGAGTTTGCTACATCAATACCGACATAGATAAAACAAAAGCCATTTCCTATCTTGAGAAAATAAAAGATAAAACTTCCGAGCCCGAAACAAAATATTTGCTCGGGCGCGCGTATCTCTACGCTTATAAGTTTGACGATGCCATTAAAATGCTGAATGAATATAAAAAGGAAGGCAAAGGCAGCGCGGAGAATATGAAAGATTTGGAACTGGAAGCGCAGTATTGCCTGAACGCAAAAGAACTGATGAAATACCCGGTGAATGTAAACTTTGAAAACCTCGGGAAGAACATCAATTCGGAATATCCCGATTATTTTCCCTTCGTTCCTGCCGATGAATCGTTCATCATTTTCAACAGCAAGCGCCCCGAATCGGGCTCGTGGCAAAATCCGGATGGCTCGTGGACGTCCAACATTTATATTTCGCGGGTGAAGGACGGACAATTCACCAAAACAAAACTTTTGGGAAGAGTGGTGAACACCATGGATGGAGAAGAAGAAGCGGTGGGGCTTTCCGCCAGCGGTGATTACTTGCTCATCTACTATGATAATTTCCAGGGAAGCGGAGATATTTATATTTCAAAATGCGACAAGGCAAAAAATTTCAAAGAGCCCATCCTGCTTGATGAACAAATTAATTCGCAGCGCGGGCAGGAAATTGCCGCTTCGATTACGGCAGACGGCAACGCCATTTATTTTGCGAGCACGCGCCCGGGAGGTTTTGGCGGTTCCGATATTTATGTGTGCCGCAGATTGCCTACCGGAAAGTGGGGTCCTGCGCAAAATCTCGGAGAAGAAATCAACACGCCTTACAACGAGGACTTCCCGAATATTTCTCCCGATGGAAAAACGCTTTACTTTTCTTCCATGGGGCACACGAGCATGGGCGGCTATGATATTTTTTTCGCAAAGTACGATGACAAAAAAAATCTTTTCAACGATGCAAAAAATCTTGGCTATCCCATCAACAGCACGCAGGATGATATGAACTTCCGCGTTTCGGCAAACGGAAAATACGGATACATTTCCATTCGCAGAAAAGACGGCTTGGGCGATTTGGATATTTACCGCCTGGATTTTATAGATGTTGACCCAGATTATACGGTGGTTACCGGAAAAGTGCGAAGCGCTGATGTTTCCAAGCCGGTTGATTCCACGCACGTTTTTATTTCTGTTGCCGATTTGAATTCAGGTGATGATTTCGGAAGTTACATGCCGAATCCCAATTCAGGAAAATATGTAATCATTCTTCCGCCCGGAAAATTTTCTATCAACACCGAAATTCCCGGCTATCTTCCTTACAGCGAAAAAATAGAAATACTCGGAAAAAGTTCCTTCAAATCGCAGGTTGAAAAAAATATCATGCTCACTCCCGAAGGCGGCAGCAGTTCAAAGCCGAATAATAAAAAGTAG
- a CDS encoding tetratricopeptide repeat protein, with the protein MKRLFPYFLLSFYSYILSAQDTVRVSTLAGLDVTAEKLYNSGISKFSAKDYNGAINDFTQSISVNPNFYKAYYNRGVARIELKDVQGGIADFTQAITLSHDSCADCYFSRAQAKYSQGSKTEAAEDYGKNIKMNPNNAQAYYYRGGILFEIKEYKSASEDFDQAIKLKPDYAYAYNDRGSAKRELEDYTGAAADYKKATEHKPDMAFAYSNLGSMLRKKGDFKGAVAAYDNAIKVKESYLVYNNRGSAKYDAEDYPGAIEDFSKAIKLKTDYALAYNNRGAAKFRQKDFKGAIDDYDKAIQYNSKYAYAFLNRGMAKELIRDQNGACKDWEAAVNLGVEQGKNYLQDCKK; encoded by the coding sequence ATGAAACGGCTGTTTCCCTATTTCCTTCTATCCTTCTATTCTTATATTCTTTCCGCGCAGGACACGGTGAGAGTTTCCACGCTGGCGGGGCTGGATGTTACTGCTGAAAAATTATACAACAGCGGCATCAGCAAATTTTCTGCGAAGGATTACAACGGAGCCATCAATGATTTCACGCAGTCCATTTCCGTGAATCCGAATTTTTACAAAGCATATTACAACCGCGGGGTTGCGCGCATTGAACTCAAAGATGTGCAGGGCGGCATTGCCGATTTCACGCAGGCAATCACGCTCTCGCACGATTCCTGTGCCGATTGTTATTTCAGCCGCGCGCAGGCAAAATATTCACAGGGAAGCAAAACCGAAGCGGCAGAGGACTACGGAAAAAATATAAAGATGAATCCGAACAATGCGCAGGCATATTATTACCGCGGAGGAATTTTATTTGAAATCAAAGAATATAAAAGCGCGAGCGAGGACTTTGACCAGGCAATCAAACTCAAACCCGATTACGCCTACGCTTACAATGACCGGGGCAGCGCCAAGCGCGAACTGGAAGATTACACAGGCGCGGCTGCCGATTATAAAAAAGCAACCGAACACAAACCCGACATGGCATTTGCCTATTCAAATCTTGGAAGCATGTTGAGAAAGAAAGGCGATTTCAAAGGAGCGGTTGCTGCGTATGATAATGCAATAAAAGTAAAAGAAAGTTATCTCGTTTACAACAACCGCGGCAGCGCAAAATACGATGCCGAAGATTATCCGGGCGCCATTGAAGATTTTTCAAAAGCAATTAAACTGAAAACCGATTACGCGCTGGCATACAACAACCGCGGAGCGGCAAAGTTCAGGCAAAAAGATTTCAAAGGAGCGATTGACGATTACGATAAAGCCATTCAGTACAACAGCAAATATGCCTATGCATTTCTGAACCGCGGAATGGCGAAAGAATTAATCCGCGACCAGAACGGAGCGTGCAAGGACTGGGAAGCAGCCGTGAATCTTGGCGTGGAGCAGGGAAAAAATTATTTGCAGGATTGTAAAAAATAG